In Robbsia sp. KACC 23696, a single window of DNA contains:
- a CDS encoding methyl-accepting chemotaxis protein, with protein MKALRNISIGAKLGIGFGLTLVGLCLIGALALLQVSRVYQSTDALANNWMPSVLILGNVQSAATAVRRGSLGAVLAITPEGKAAQLKIRSDALAGLDKSLGTYRTLVSSPEEQQLLDAFTSVWSDYMKADEQIKALNDAGSDHFAEARKLAASSSLALFAKAVDLISQDIALNNRGANDAAATAATDYHKTLMVTVVLIVLAVSISVIAALVITRSIVLPIRRSLKVAETVAQGDLTSEIVDEGKDETGQLLRALRHMNERLADLVGRVRNGSESIATASAQIAAGNADLSQRTEEQAASLQETAASMEELTAAVKQNTENAQQGNILAANAAQVASRGGVVVGRVVDTMKEISESSQKVAEIITVIEGIAFQTNILALNAAVEAARAGEGGRGFAVVAGEVRTLAQRSASAAKEINTLIGKSVQTVSSGSKLAEEAGHTMNDVVQSVKSVTDLVSSISAASSEQQTGIEQVNIAVSQMDQVTQQNAALVEQASAAAQAMAEQSKRLRDTVTIFKLRNTAA; from the coding sequence ATGAAAGCATTAAGAAACATCAGCATCGGTGCGAAGCTCGGAATTGGCTTCGGACTCACACTAGTCGGTCTTTGCCTCATTGGTGCCCTCGCGCTGCTACAGGTTTCAAGGGTGTATCAAAGCACGGATGCCCTGGCCAACAATTGGATGCCGAGCGTTCTAATACTCGGTAATGTACAGTCGGCCGCGACGGCCGTTAGACGAGGCTCGTTAGGTGCGGTGCTCGCGATTACGCCGGAAGGGAAAGCAGCGCAGCTTAAGATACGTAGCGATGCGTTAGCAGGTCTGGATAAATCGCTCGGCACTTACCGTACCCTTGTCTCATCGCCAGAAGAACAGCAGCTGCTTGATGCTTTTACATCGGTGTGGTCGGACTATATGAAGGCGGATGAACAGATCAAGGCGTTGAACGATGCGGGAAGCGATCATTTCGCCGAGGCGAGAAAGTTGGCCGCCAGTAGCTCGCTCGCTCTATTTGCCAAGGCAGTGGATCTGATATCGCAAGACATTGCGCTTAACAATAGAGGCGCGAACGACGCCGCGGCGACAGCAGCGACCGACTATCACAAAACGCTTATGGTCACCGTAGTACTAATCGTACTCGCCGTTTCTATCAGCGTAATAGCAGCGCTCGTTATAACGCGTTCTATCGTTCTGCCTATCCGCCGTTCGCTCAAGGTTGCCGAGACCGTAGCGCAAGGTGACCTGACCTCGGAGATCGTCGACGAGGGAAAGGACGAAACGGGCCAATTGCTCCGAGCGCTACGTCATATGAATGAACGTCTCGCCGATTTGGTTGGAAGAGTTCGTAATGGCAGCGAAAGCATCGCAACAGCCTCAGCACAAATTGCTGCGGGTAACGCAGACCTCAGCCAGCGCACCGAAGAACAGGCCGCCTCTCTTCAAGAAACAGCCGCGAGCATGGAAGAGCTAACGGCCGCCGTTAAACAAAACACCGAAAACGCGCAACAGGGCAACATCCTCGCGGCCAACGCCGCACAAGTGGCCTCGCGCGGCGGTGTGGTGGTCGGCCGGGTCGTCGACACGATGAAAGAGATCAGCGAAAGCTCCCAAAAAGTAGCCGAAATCATCACCGTTATTGAAGGAATTGCCTTCCAAACCAATATCCTCGCTCTGAATGCGGCTGTAGAAGCCGCGCGCGCAGGGGAGGGAGGGCGGGGATTCGCAGTGGTCGCGGGAGAAGTGCGCACGCTCGCCCAGCGCAGTGCAAGCGCCGCGAAAGAGATCAACACGCTAATCGGCAAGTCCGTCCAAACAGTAAGTTCAGGATCGAAGCTCGCAGAAGAAGCAGGACATACGATGAATGACGTTGTCCAATCCGTTAAAAGTGTGACCGACTTGGTGAGCTCGATCTCGGCTGCGTCGTCGGAGCAACAGACCGGAATCGAGCAAGTCAACATCGCCGTCTCGCAAATGGATCAAGTCACGCAACAGAATGCCGCTTTGGTTGAGCAAGCAAGCGCAGCGGCGCAAGCGATGGCAGAGCAATCGAAGAGACTTCGGGATACAGTGACTATCTTCAAGCTTCGTAACACCGCAGCCTGA
- a CDS encoding IS30 family transposase — MAQMGRPGLPTEGKAEVWRRWRAGESFLGIGKALGKPAGSIYGVIRLCGGYSPAVRKRSSRALTLSEREEISRGVSAGLSIRAIARELHRAPSTISREIARNGGTGHYRALDADERALKVSLRPKDCLLERNPRLRYAVERKLSREWSPEQVSGWLKLRYTDDESMRVSHETIYRSLFVQARGVLKKELQYHLRTQRKMRHSRFSSTKGARNKIAGAVSIHERPPEAADRAVPGHWEGDLVSGANNTHVATLVERRSRFTILVKVKGKDTVSVVAGLKREVKRLPQHLRKTLTWDRGMELANHKDFTIATDVKVYFCDPRSPWQRGTNENTNRLLRQYLLHGTQLDQYSQAQLNKIAARLNERPRKTLGFMSPADKLREAVATTH; from the coding sequence ATGGCACAGATGGGAAGGCCTGGGTTGCCGACAGAAGGCAAGGCGGAAGTTTGGCGGAGGTGGCGCGCCGGAGAATCGTTTCTTGGCATCGGCAAAGCGCTGGGCAAACCAGCCGGATCGATCTACGGCGTAATCCGGCTATGCGGAGGTTACAGCCCTGCTGTGCGCAAGCGATCGTCGCGGGCATTGACTCTCAGTGAACGTGAAGAGATTTCGCGCGGCGTGTCAGCCGGGCTTTCCATTCGGGCCATAGCGCGTGAGTTGCATCGTGCGCCATCCACCATTTCGCGTGAGATTGCGCGTAACGGTGGAACGGGCCACTATCGGGCTCTGGACGCCGATGAGAGAGCCTTGAAGGTTAGCTTGCGTCCCAAAGATTGCCTGCTGGAGCGCAACCCGCGCTTGCGCTACGCTGTTGAACGGAAGCTCTCTCGCGAATGGTCTCCGGAACAAGTAAGCGGCTGGCTTAAGCTCCGATATACCGATGACGAGTCGATGCGCGTGTCACACGAAACGATCTATCGCAGCCTGTTTGTGCAGGCGCGCGGCGTTCTAAAGAAAGAGTTGCAGTATCATTTGCGCACGCAACGCAAGATGCGTCATTCGCGCTTCTCCAGCACCAAGGGCGCGCGCAACAAGATAGCTGGGGCTGTTTCGATTCATGAGCGCCCGCCCGAAGCGGCCGACCGCGCCGTGCCTGGGCACTGGGAGGGCGATCTTGTCAGCGGCGCGAACAATACTCACGTCGCCACGCTGGTCGAGCGGCGCTCAAGGTTCACCATCCTCGTCAAGGTTAAAGGCAAGGACACGGTGAGCGTTGTGGCGGGCCTTAAACGCGAGGTAAAGCGGTTGCCGCAGCATCTACGCAAGACGCTCACCTGGGACCGTGGCATGGAATTGGCAAACCACAAAGACTTCACGATCGCCACGGATGTGAAGGTCTACTTCTGTGACCCACGAAGTCCCTGGCAACGCGGCACCAACGAAAATACGAACCGACTTCTACGACAGTATCTGCTCCATGGTACGCAGCTTGATCAATACTCGCAGGCGCAACTGAACAAAATCGCAGCGCGCCTCAATGAACGGCCGAGAAAGACCTTGGGCTTCATGTCTCCGGCCGATAAACTACGCGAGGCTGTTGCGACGACCCATTGA